In Dermacentor silvarum isolate Dsil-2018 chromosome 2, BIME_Dsil_1.4, whole genome shotgun sequence, the following proteins share a genomic window:
- the LOC119440072 gene encoding uncharacterized protein LOC119440072 yields MEIRESQGLLPAAEENEEDSEPWINVTSRAGRRRLQTRSTTPQLSQTPPKPVLRQSRPVMRKPRQPPLPADDYKLAVRPRNGLQLNKVIPGKLVDAITNEAKLQIGYTGFKIRIDEDQNILVLSTASEATASALSKMQKITIGATTYDIASYGISPDNSCKGVIYNIDHDTTPEMLLKRIQSPGYEVLTCRRLGNTTTMVITFLGKTVPYYIEFSGLLLRCYLYKRTVPHCRTCNETGHREDVCPRPPATPKCRECGTSLATEQHECHPRCSLCGGNHPTAAKTCPNRFLPPVNRRKPQQALRAGSSSPTPRGERSASRKSRSPKRRGAVLERSSSRPRSRSGSRRRTSSRRRTPSHGRTSSRGRSASGRRGSKGAAQVTQQVS; encoded by the coding sequence ATGGAAATTCGAGAATCGCAAGGACTTCTTCCGGCCGCTGAGGAGAACGAAGAAGACAGTGAGCCATGGATCAACGTTACCAGTCGTGCCGGTCGTCGTCGGCTGCAGACACGCTCGACCACGCCCCAACTATCCCAAACACCACCGAAGCCCGTTCTCCGCCAAAGCCGACCGGTGATGCGCAAGCCCCGACAACCGCCCCTACCTGCCGACGATTACAAGTTGGCGGTTCGTCCACGGAACGGCCTGCAGCTCAACAAGGTGATCCCTGGGAAGTTAGTAGACGCCATCACAAACGAGGCAAAGCTACAAATCGGCTACACCGGATTCAAAATACGCATCGACGAAGACCAAAACATCCTTGTTCTGAGCACAGCCTCAGAAGCTACGGCCTCAGCACTAAGCAAGATGCAGAAAATTACCATTGGTGCAACAACATATGATATTGCATCATACGGAATATCCCCCGATAACTCGTGCAAAGGGGTGATATACAACATCGATCACGACACCACGCCAGAAATGCTACTTAAACGCATTCAATCTCCCGGATACGAGGTGCTGACATGTAGAAGACTAGGAAACACAACAACCATGGTGATCACATTCCTGGGGAAAACAGTACCATATTACATCGAATTTTCCGGCCTTCTTCTGCGGTGCTACCTCTACAAGAGGACCGTGCCACATTGCCGAACCTGCAACGagacaggccacagagaggacgtctGCCCGCGTCCCCCCGCCACACCCAAGTGCAGGGAGTGCGGCACTTCGCTAGCAACGGAGCAGCATGAGTGCCACCCTCGGTGCTCTCTGTGCGGCGGGAACCACCCGACGGCAGCCAAAACCTGCCCCAACAGATTCCTGCCACCCGTCAACCGTCGGAAACCGCAGCAGGCCCTGAGAGCAGGCTCCTCGTCTCCGACACCACGTGGCGAGCGTTCAGCTTCCCGCAAGTCGAGATCCCCGAAACGACGCGGAGCTGTCCTGGAGAGGAGCAGTTCTAGGCCGCGTTCCCGTTCCGGTTCTAGGCGCAGGACCTCATCGCGACGACGGACGCCATCCCATGGCAGGACCTCGAGCCGTGGACGTTCCGCAAGTGGCAGGAGGGGAAGCAAGGGAGCAGCGCAGGTCACGCAGCAGGTGAGCTAG